In the Streptomyces fradiae ATCC 10745 = DSM 40063 genome, one interval contains:
- the purN gene encoding phosphoribosylglycinamide formyltransferase → MAPAAPAATRVVVLVSGSGTNLQALLDAIAADPEGYGSRVRVVAVGADRTGIAGLERAERAGLPTFVCRVKDHASREEWDRALTEATAAYEPDLVVSAGFMKIVGKDFLARFGGRTINTHPALLPSFPGAHGVRDALAYGAKVTGCTVHFVDDGVDTGPIIAQGVVEVRDTDDEAALHERIKEVERTLLVEVVGRLARHGYRIEGRKVHVGE, encoded by the coding sequence GTGGCCCCCGCCGCCCCCGCCGCCACCCGTGTCGTCGTCCTGGTCTCCGGCTCCGGCACGAACCTCCAGGCCCTCCTCGACGCCATCGCCGCCGACCCCGAGGGGTACGGCTCGCGGGTCCGCGTCGTCGCCGTCGGCGCCGACCGCACCGGCATCGCGGGCCTGGAGCGGGCCGAGCGCGCCGGGCTCCCGACGTTCGTGTGCCGGGTGAAGGACCACGCGTCGCGCGAGGAGTGGGACCGCGCGCTCACCGAGGCCACCGCCGCGTACGAGCCTGACCTCGTCGTCTCGGCCGGCTTCATGAAGATCGTCGGGAAGGACTTCCTGGCGCGCTTCGGCGGGCGCACGATCAACACCCACCCCGCCCTGCTGCCCAGTTTCCCCGGTGCCCACGGAGTGCGGGACGCGCTCGCGTACGGCGCGAAGGTCACCGGATGCACCGTCCACTTCGTCGACGACGGGGTCGACACCGGCCCGATCATCGCCCAGGGCGTGGTCGAGGTGCGGGACACGGACGACGAAGCCGCTCTCCACGAGCGCATCAAGGAAGTCGAGCGCACGCTGCTCGTCGAGGTCGTGGGGCGTCTCGCCCGGCACGGCTACCGCATTGAGGGACGAAAGGTTCATGTCGGTGAATAA
- the purH gene encoding bifunctional phosphoribosylaminoimidazolecarboxamide formyltransferase/IMP cyclohydrolase, with the protein MSVNKPIRRALISVYDKTGLEELARGLRDAGVELVSTGSTAARIAAAGVPVTKVEELTGFPECLDGRVKTLHPRVHAGILADLRLDAHREQLAELGVEPFDLVVVNLYPFEATVASGAAPDECVEQIDIGGPSMVRAAAKNHPSVAVVTSPARYGDVLAAVAAGGFDLAARKRLAAEAFQHTAAYDVAVASWFASSYAPADESAFPDFTGATYARRSVLRYGENPHQGAALYVDGEGGLAEAEQLHGKEMSYNNYTDTDAARRAAYDHDEPCVAIIKHANPCGIAIGADVAEAHRKAHACDPLSAFGGVIAVNRPVSVAMAEQVAEIFTEVIVAPDYEDGAVEVLARKKNIRVLRCPGAPSAPVEVKPIDGGALLQVTDRLQADGDDPANWTLATGEALSEAELAELAFAWRACRAVKSNAILLAKDGASVGVGMGQVNRVDSAKLAVERAGEERARGSYAASDAFFPFPDGLEILTAAGVKAVVQPGGSVRDEQVVEAARKAGVTMYFTGTRHFFH; encoded by the coding sequence ATGTCGGTGAATAAGCCCATCCGTCGCGCGTTGATCAGTGTCTACGACAAGACGGGGCTGGAGGAGCTGGCCCGCGGCCTGCGCGACGCGGGCGTCGAGCTGGTCTCCACGGGCTCCACGGCCGCGAGGATCGCCGCCGCCGGTGTCCCGGTCACCAAGGTCGAGGAGCTGACCGGCTTCCCCGAGTGCCTGGACGGCCGCGTCAAGACCCTGCACCCGCGCGTCCACGCCGGCATCCTCGCCGACCTGCGCCTCGACGCGCACCGCGAGCAGCTCGCCGAGCTGGGCGTGGAGCCGTTCGACCTGGTCGTCGTGAACCTCTACCCGTTCGAGGCGACCGTCGCGTCCGGCGCCGCCCCCGACGAGTGCGTCGAGCAGATCGACATCGGCGGCCCCTCCATGGTTCGCGCCGCCGCCAAGAACCACCCGTCCGTGGCCGTCGTGACCTCCCCCGCCCGGTACGGCGACGTCCTCGCCGCCGTCGCGGCGGGCGGCTTCGACCTGGCCGCCCGCAAGCGGCTCGCCGCCGAGGCGTTCCAGCACACCGCCGCGTACGACGTGGCCGTCGCCTCCTGGTTCGCGTCCTCGTACGCCCCGGCCGACGAGTCGGCGTTCCCCGACTTCACGGGCGCCACCTACGCCCGCCGCAGCGTCCTGCGCTACGGCGAGAACCCGCACCAGGGCGCCGCCCTCTACGTCGACGGCGAGGGCGGCCTCGCCGAGGCCGAGCAGCTGCACGGCAAGGAGATGTCCTACAACAACTACACGGACACCGACGCCGCCCGCCGCGCCGCCTACGACCACGACGAGCCGTGCGTCGCGATCATCAAGCACGCCAACCCGTGCGGCATCGCGATCGGCGCGGACGTCGCCGAGGCCCACCGCAAGGCCCACGCCTGCGACCCGCTCTCCGCGTTCGGCGGCGTCATCGCCGTGAACCGCCCGGTGTCCGTCGCCATGGCCGAGCAGGTCGCGGAGATCTTCACCGAGGTCATCGTCGCCCCCGACTACGAGGACGGCGCGGTCGAGGTCCTGGCCCGCAAGAAGAACATCCGCGTGCTGCGCTGCCCCGGCGCCCCGTCCGCGCCGGTCGAGGTCAAGCCCATCGACGGCGGCGCGCTGCTCCAGGTCACCGACCGCCTCCAGGCCGACGGCGACGACCCGGCGAACTGGACCCTCGCCACCGGCGAGGCCCTGTCCGAGGCCGAGCTGGCCGAGCTGGCCTTCGCCTGGCGCGCCTGCCGGGCCGTCAAGTCGAACGCGATCCTCCTCGCCAAGGACGGCGCCAGCGTCGGCGTCGGCATGGGCCAGGTCAACCGCGTGGACTCCGCCAAGCTGGCCGTCGAGCGCGCCGGCGAGGAGCGGGCGCGCGGCTCGTACGCCGCGTCGGACGCCTTCTTCCCGTTCCCGGACGGGCTGGAGATCCTGACGGCCGCGGGCGTCAAGGCGGTCGTCCAGCCGGGCGGCTCCGTCCGCGACGAGCAGGTCGTGGAGGCCGCGCGGAAGGCGGGCGTGACCATGTACTTCACGGGCACGCGCCACTTCTTCCACTGA
- a CDS encoding DUF397 domain-containing protein, whose amino-acid sequence MARLSRPDLGSATWRKSSHSNQAGGDCVEVADGFTGVVPVRDSKHPHRPALVVGDQTWGAFVQWRKSSYSNQGGGDCVEVGAGLPGLVPVRDSKDPARPGIVVTGRAWAAFLGALG is encoded by the coding sequence ATGGCCCGTCTCTCCCGACCTGACCTCGGTTCGGCCACCTGGCGCAAGTCCAGCCACAGCAACCAAGCGGGCGGCGACTGCGTCGAGGTCGCCGACGGCTTCACCGGCGTCGTCCCCGTACGCGACAGCAAGCATCCGCACCGCCCCGCCCTCGTCGTCGGCGACCAGACGTGGGGCGCCTTCGTGCAGTGGCGCAAGTCCAGCTACAGCAATCAGGGCGGCGGCGACTGCGTGGAGGTCGGGGCCGGCCTGCCCGGTCTCGTCCCCGTGCGCGACAGCAAGGACCCCGCGCGGCCCGGCATCGTCGTGACCGGGCGGGCCTGGGCGGCGTTCCTCGGGGCGCTCGGGTAG